The following coding sequences are from one Triticum dicoccoides isolate Atlit2015 ecotype Zavitan chromosome 4A, WEW_v2.0, whole genome shotgun sequence window:
- the LOC119289028 gene encoding uncharacterized protein LOC119289028 isoform X2 — MRRTRGTRMATGRCGHTEHAPELHSLWLGFSTSGRLCAWDNLCALIITTEACSKAKAAHLHHWEERQPPRQPSTSPLPTSSPRQIERDAEKRREEEEKTCQLHPLHCVVRLALTCNHSTSTPCQILHPFLTDS; from the exons ATGCGGCGAACACGAGGAACAAGGATGGCGACTGGGCGCTGCGGGCACACAGAGCACGCCCCAGAGCTCCACAGCCTCTGGCTCGGCTTCTCGACCAGCGGCCGCCTCTGCGCGTGGGACAACTTGTGTGCCCTCATTATTACCACTGAAGCCTGCTCAAAGGCGAAGGCCGCTCATCTCCATCACTGGGAGGAGCGCCAGCCGCCGAGACAGCCATCCACTTCGCCATTGCCGACGTCCTCGCCCCGGCAGATCGAGAGAGATGCGGAAAAGAGGCGGGAGGAAGAGGAAAAGACGTGCCAGCTCCATCCCCTCCACTGCGTTGTGCGCCTGGCTCTCACCTGCAACCATTCTACCTCCACCCCCTGCCAAATTCTCCATCCCTTTCTTACAG ATTCCT GA
- the LOC119289028 gene encoding uncharacterized protein LOC119289028 isoform X1 — MRRTRGTRMATGRCGHTEHAPELHSLWLGFSTSGRLCAWDNLCALIITTEACSKAKAAHLHHWEERQPPRQPSTSPLPTSSPRQIERDAEKRREEEEKTCQLHPLHCVVRLALTCNHSTSTPCQILHPFLTDSCKFLLFGYLYMDVYPKK, encoded by the exons ATGCGGCGAACACGAGGAACAAGGATGGCGACTGGGCGCTGCGGGCACACAGAGCACGCCCCAGAGCTCCACAGCCTCTGGCTCGGCTTCTCGACCAGCGGCCGCCTCTGCGCGTGGGACAACTTGTGTGCCCTCATTATTACCACTGAAGCCTGCTCAAAGGCGAAGGCCGCTCATCTCCATCACTGGGAGGAGCGCCAGCCGCCGAGACAGCCATCCACTTCGCCATTGCCGACGTCCTCGCCCCGGCAGATCGAGAGAGATGCGGAAAAGAGGCGGGAGGAAGAGGAAAAGACGTGCCAGCTCCATCCCCTCCACTGCGTTGTGCGCCTGGCTCTCACCTGCAACCATTCTACCTCCACCCCCTGCCAAATTCTCCATCCCTTTCTTACAG ATTCCTGTAAGTTCTTATTGTTCGGCTACCTGTACATGGATGTTTATCCCAAAAAATAG